One genomic segment of Panicum virgatum strain AP13 chromosome 2N, P.virgatum_v5, whole genome shotgun sequence includes these proteins:
- the LOC120660543 gene encoding probable inactive receptor kinase At2g26730, translated as MAKVLAALAAALVILLASCCCGVRGDESPQVRQSLVNFLTALAGDGGAQTAISLGWNASIDPCRRGNTSSPWGGTVTCFGSDSGNDGLIKRIDLDVRGLSGTIDAALLCAAPAVRVVNLPGNSLRGGIPAGISACSGLTHLIVSGNQLSGNLPPSLTQLKSLHVIEVSRNNLSGELPGDLSKLKLERFVANDNHFNGTIPDFDLTGFRAFNVSNNNLTGPIPKNAERFGNTSFWPNAAGMCGGPFFDTCPPPPPSASSPTAPFNASPPSSSSDDKDENGQGEGRHKKRTVPKIVMYLGYVLLGAAILAFVLYKICSRKKRSKLGRKSNKPGGGGRGVYDSSKLTTTTTTASVSPNKSAYSLPMSPEQSAAAAPSASLVVLPRSGTASITSTAAAAAKELRFEDLLKSPAELLGRGRFGSSYKVVVPGGAALAVKRVKDAAVNEEAFRRRMERVGRAKHPAVLPPLAFYCAMQEKLVVYEFQSNGSLAKLLHGSIESSQGPVDWPARLHIAAKVADGMAFMHTALRGDGASSNNTSSSGEEAAAAGSDGPIAHGNIKATNVLFTAGMDPCISEYGVTAPAPLGSGGDAALRADVRAFGVLLLELLTGKATSARGDGSELARWVTSVIREEWTAEVFDRALLAGGGGDGSSEQRMVRLLQVAMRCVDASPGSAPPPTMREVASMVNAIREDDHMSFSLEA; from the exons ATGGCGAAGGTTCTCGCTGCACTTGCAGCAGCACTAGTAATTCTGCTTGCCTCTTGTTGTTGTGGCGTGCGAGGTGACGAATCGCCTCAAGTGAGGCAGTCCCTCGTCAACTTCCTGACCGCGCTCGCCGGGGATGGAGGGGCCCAGACGGCGATCAGTCTGGGGTGGAACGCGTCGATCGACCCGTGCCGCCGCGGCAACACCTCCTCGCCGTGGGGCGGGACCGTCACGTGCTTCGGGAGCGACAGCGGAAACGACGGCCTGATCAAGAGGATCGATCTCGACGTCCGTGGCCTGAGCGGCACCATCGACGCGGCGCTGCtgtgcgccgcgccggcggtccGCGTGGTGAACCTGCCGGGCAACAGCCTGCGCGGCGGCATCCCCGCGGGCATCTCCGCGTGCTCGGGCCTCACCCACCTGATCGTCAGCGGCAACCAGCTCTCCGGCAACCTGCCGCCCTCACTCACGCAGCTGAAGAGCCTGCACGTGATCGAGGTCTCCAGAAACAACCTCTCCGGCGAGCTTCCCGGCGACCTCAGCAAGCTTAAGCTGGAAAGATTCGTGGCCAACGACAACCATTTCAACGGTACGATCCCGGACTTCGACCTTACAGGATTCCGTGCCTTCAACGTGTCGAACAACAACCTCACGGGGCCAATTCCCAAGAACGCTGAAAGATTCGGCAATACGAGCTTCTGGCCTAACGCCGCCGGCATGTGCGGCGGGCCCTTCTTCGAtacgtgcccgccgccgcccccttcgGCATCGTCCCCGACGGCTCCGTTCAACGcatcgccgccgagctccaGCTCCGATGACAAGGACGAGAACGGGCAGGGGGAGGGCAGGCACAAGAAAAGAACTGTACCCAAGATCGTCATGTACCTCGGGTACgtcctcctcggcgccgccaTACTGGCGTTCGTCCTGTACAAGATCTGCTCCAGGAAGAAGCGGAGCAAGCTGGGGCGGAAGTCGAATAagcccggcggcgggggcaggggcGTGTACGACAGCAGCAAACTGACGACGACCACCACCACGGCGTCGGTGAGCCCGAACAAGTCGGCCTACTCGCTGCCGATGTCTCCCGAGCagagcgcggccgccgcgccgtcggcgTCGCTGGTGGTGCTGCCGCGGTCGGGCACGGCGTCGATCACGTcgaccgccgcggcggcggcgaaggagctGCGGTTCGAGGACCTGCTCAAGTCCCCCGCGGAGCTGCTGGGCCGCGGCCGGTTCGGGAGCTCGTACAAGGTGGTGgtgccgggcggcgcggcgctggcggTGAAGCGGGTGAAGGACGCGGCGGTGAACGAGGAGGCGTTCCGGCGGCGGATGGAGCGGGTCGGGCGCGCCAAGCACCCCGCCgtgctgccgccgctcgccttctACTGCGCCATGCAGGAGAAGCTGGTGGTGTACGAGTTCCAGAGCAACGGCAGCCTCGCCAAGCTCCTCCATG GCTCCATCGAGAGCAGCCAGGGACCCGTGGACTGGCCGGCGCGCCTGCACATCGCCGCCAAGGTCGCCGACGGCATGGCGTTCATGCACACCGCCctgcgcggcgacggcgcgagcTCCAACAACACCTCGTCGtcgggcgaggaggcggcggcagcggggagcGACGGCCCCATCGCTCACGGCAACATCAAGGCCACCAACGTCCTCTTCACGGCCGGCATGGACCCGTGCATCAGCGAGTACGGCGTCACCGCGCCGGCCCcgctcggcagcggcggcgacgccgcgctCCGCGCCGACGTGCGCGCGTTCggcgtgctgctgctggagctgctGACGGGGAAGGCCACGTCGGCGCGGGGCGACGGCTCGGAGCTGGCGCGGTGGGTGACCTCGGTGATCCGGGAGGAGTGGACCGCCGAGGTGTTCGaccgcgcgctgctcgccggcggcggcggcgacggctcctccGAGCAGCGCATGGTGCGGCTGCTGCAGGTGGCCATGCGGTGCGTGGACGCCTCCCCCGGctcggccccgccgccgaccaTGCGGGAGGTCGCCAGCATGGTCAACGCGATCCGCGAAGACGACCACATGTCCTTCTCCTTGGAAGCGTAG